In the Piscinibacter sp. XHJ-5 genome, one interval contains:
- a CDS encoding ABC transporter substrate-binding protein, which produces MPSKTVLFFEHPGDSCNDMRTRCAAALFTTRASAAHPSPRGFPRNAHSCLVFLLERSNNEPVRSRTFWGVRSIMERIVVAFAGLALSLSLCAPPSVAGEVEVLHFWTSPGEAKSLAELKALIAVRGHTWKDFAVVGGAGGNAMTALKQRVMAGHSPSSASIKGPAVQEWASMGALAKLDSMAQFEHWDKVLPEVVQEHVKHKGSYVAVPVNIHRANWLWSNLDVLRKAGVQAPPSSFDQFLVAAEKARSAGFVAVAHGGQPWQDFILFESVALGVAGADLYRRAFVQLEPAALSASEMRRSLQAFRQLKPYVDDKSRGRDWNAATDMVIQGKAAFQFMGDWAKGEFIAAGRKPGTHFSCTPAWDSGNAFTYVVDTFAMFQLRNWEAQKAQGYLAYVLLGTEFQQKFNQRKGSIPVRMDIPLDGFDDCAKASRKDFDDSAKVHALLPSVAVGMAPGTTTQAALQAVVSEFWNNDALTVDEAIGRLVRAAAVK; this is translated from the coding sequence TTGCCAAGCAAGACGGTGCTGTTCTTCGAGCACCCAGGCGACTCGTGCAACGACATGCGTACGCGATGCGCTGCGGCATTGTTCACAACGCGAGCCAGTGCTGCACACCCGTCTCCCCGAGGTTTCCCTAGGAATGCCCACTCTTGCCTTGTGTTTTTATTGGAACGTTCCAATAATGAGCCTGTCCGTTCAAGAACGTTCTGGGGAGTCCGTTCGATCATGGAGCGAATCGTCGTTGCATTCGCCGGCTTGGCGCTATCACTGTCCCTGTGTGCACCGCCTTCCGTGGCCGGCGAGGTCGAGGTGCTGCACTTCTGGACATCGCCCGGCGAGGCCAAGTCGTTGGCTGAGCTCAAGGCGTTGATCGCTGTGCGGGGTCACACCTGGAAAGACTTCGCCGTCGTCGGCGGCGCCGGCGGCAACGCCATGACCGCGCTCAAGCAGCGGGTGATGGCGGGCCATTCGCCGTCGTCGGCGTCCATCAAGGGCCCGGCGGTCCAGGAGTGGGCGTCGATGGGTGCGTTGGCCAAGCTCGACTCGATGGCGCAGTTCGAACACTGGGACAAGGTGCTGCCCGAGGTCGTGCAGGAACACGTCAAGCACAAGGGAAGCTACGTCGCGGTTCCAGTGAATATTCATCGCGCCAACTGGCTATGGTCCAACCTCGACGTGCTGCGCAAGGCCGGCGTCCAGGCGCCCCCGTCCAGCTTCGACCAGTTCCTCGTGGCCGCCGAGAAAGCACGATCGGCCGGCTTTGTCGCCGTCGCCCACGGCGGGCAGCCATGGCAGGACTTCATCCTGTTCGAGTCGGTCGCGCTTGGCGTCGCCGGAGCCGACCTCTATCGGCGCGCATTCGTCCAGCTCGAGCCGGCGGCGCTGTCCGCCAGCGAAATGCGGCGCTCGCTCCAGGCGTTCCGACAGCTGAAGCCCTATGTGGACGACAAGTCGCGCGGGCGCGACTGGAATGCCGCCACCGACATGGTCATCCAGGGCAAGGCTGCCTTCCAGTTCATGGGCGACTGGGCGAAGGGCGAGTTCATTGCCGCGGGTCGCAAGCCGGGCACCCACTTCTCGTGCACGCCGGCCTGGGACAGCGGCAACGCGTTCACTTATGTCGTCGACACCTTCGCCATGTTTCAGCTGAGGAACTGGGAGGCGCAGAAGGCGCAGGGCTATCTGGCCTATGTGCTGCTGGGCACGGAGTTTCAGCAAAAGTTCAACCAGCGCAAGGGATCGATCCCCGTCCGCATGGACATCCCGCTCGACGGCTTCGATGACTGCGCAAAGGCTTCGCGGAAAGACTTCGACGACAGCGCGAAGGTACACGCGCTCTTGCCCTCCGTGGCCGTCGGGATGGCGCCGGGCACGACCACGCAAGCCGCGCTGCAAGCGGTGGTCAGCGAGTTCTGGAACAACGACGCGCTGACAGTCGACGAGGCCATTGGCCGGCTCGTGCGCGCGGCCGCTGTCAAGTAG
- a CDS encoding glycerate kinase, with protein MKSVAASGPPQIQLLVDLYAAALVAADPMRVVPTQLPPPPRGRTVVVGVGKAAAAMACAIDDHWSGPMNGVVVVPEGAALPSTRIRMHEASHPVPDERSVAGARLLLDAVTGLTSSDLVIALVSGGGSSLCALPAPGLELADKQRITRELLGRGATIAEINTVRRHLSAIKGGRLAAQAHPAHVVSLVISDIPGDDPALVASGPTLPDHSTCADALAVLRRYALDDMPLVRTALSRGEWESVKPADPRLAGHEHKLIASAWDGLRAAARLAAERGMACHILSDAMEGESRELAKAHAAIALGVATRGAPFAAPCVILSGGETTVTVRGGGRGGRNTEFILALGMALEGRTGADRIYALSAGTDGLDGRAGAAGAWLVPDFLRQVRALGLDPRLHLDDNDSATPLEATRALLHTGPTFTNINDFRAILIEPA; from the coding sequence ATGAAGTCCGTGGCTGCATCGGGGCCACCCCAGATCCAGCTGCTGGTCGATCTCTACGCAGCCGCGCTCGTCGCGGCCGACCCGATGCGGGTCGTGCCGACGCAGTTGCCCCCGCCGCCCCGAGGACGAACGGTCGTCGTCGGTGTCGGCAAGGCAGCCGCTGCGATGGCGTGCGCCATCGACGACCACTGGTCGGGACCGATGAACGGCGTGGTGGTCGTGCCCGAGGGCGCCGCGCTGCCGTCGACACGCATTCGAATGCACGAGGCGAGCCACCCGGTGCCCGATGAGCGCAGCGTCGCCGGCGCTCGTCTGCTGCTCGACGCCGTGACGGGATTGACCTCCAGCGACCTCGTCATCGCGCTCGTTTCCGGCGGCGGCTCGTCGCTGTGCGCCCTCCCCGCCCCGGGGCTCGAGCTTGCCGACAAGCAACGCATCACGCGCGAGTTGCTCGGTCGCGGCGCCACCATCGCCGAGATCAACACGGTGCGCAGGCATCTTTCGGCGATCAAGGGAGGACGGCTGGCGGCGCAGGCCCATCCCGCGCATGTCGTCTCGCTGGTCATCTCGGACATTCCGGGCGACGACCCCGCGCTGGTGGCCTCGGGACCGACCCTGCCCGATCACTCCACCTGCGCTGACGCGCTCGCGGTGTTGCGCCGCTACGCACTGGACGACATGCCCCTGGTGCGCACCGCGCTCTCGCGGGGCGAATGGGAATCCGTCAAGCCTGCAGATCCGCGGTTGGCGGGCCATGAGCACAAACTGATCGCGAGCGCCTGGGACGGCTTGCGAGCGGCCGCGCGGCTCGCCGCCGAACGCGGAATGGCCTGCCACATTCTTTCGGATGCCATGGAAGGCGAGTCACGCGAGCTCGCCAAGGCGCACGCAGCCATCGCGCTCGGGGTGGCGACGCGGGGCGCTCCCTTTGCAGCGCCTTGCGTCATCCTGTCCGGCGGGGAAACCACCGTCACCGTGCGCGGCGGCGGTCGCGGCGGACGCAACACGGAGTTCATCCTCGCGCTCGGCATGGCACTCGAGGGCCGAACGGGTGCCGACCGCATATACGCGCTCTCCGCCGGCACCGATGGCCTGGATGGCCGCGCTGGTGCAGCCGGGGCATGGCTGGTGCCCGATTTCCTGCGTCAGGTGCGCGCGCTGGGCCTGGACCCCCGCCTGCATCTGGACGACAACGACAGCGCCACTCCGCTCGAGGCCACCCGCGCGCTGCTGCACACAGGGCCGACATTCACCAACATCAACGACTTCCGGGCCATCCTGATCGAGCCCGCATGA
- a CDS encoding dihydrodipicolinate synthase family protein — translation MQIRLPQSDGSLKTHYLKAEPVRPHGPAKFNRTVYAAAHVVVDPVANLDPWDASPRVDWDTTLAFREHLYRLGFKVAEAMDTSQRGMGVDWPVARELIQRSIRHARSVGGDLACGAGTDQLPPGPEVTLGQVEAAYREQIGVVDAEGGRVILMASRALARVARGPQDYLELYSRLLREVSQPVVLHWLGEMFDPALRGYWGSTDIATALDTVAQLIADNARKIEGIKVSLLDAKWELALRRRLPAGVKMYTGDDFNYAELIAGDAQGYSHALLGIFDAIAPVASVALSALAAGNAFRYRELLDPTVELSREIFRAPTRHYKSGVVFLAWLNGHQDHFSMAGGAQSARGVAHYARVFQLADDCGVLADPELATLRMKRFLSVAAGINA, via the coding sequence ATGCAAATTCGTTTGCCGCAGTCCGATGGCTCCCTCAAGACCCACTACCTCAAGGCCGAGCCGGTGCGCCCGCACGGGCCGGCGAAGTTCAACCGCACCGTGTACGCAGCAGCGCACGTGGTGGTCGATCCCGTCGCCAATCTCGATCCGTGGGACGCGTCCCCTCGCGTGGACTGGGACACCACGCTCGCCTTTCGCGAGCATCTCTACCGGCTCGGCTTCAAGGTCGCGGAGGCGATGGACACCTCGCAACGTGGCATGGGCGTCGACTGGCCGGTCGCGCGCGAATTGATCCAACGCAGCATCCGCCATGCACGCAGCGTCGGTGGCGATCTGGCCTGCGGCGCCGGCACCGATCAACTCCCGCCGGGGCCCGAGGTGACGCTGGGTCAGGTGGAGGCGGCGTACCGCGAGCAGATCGGTGTCGTCGACGCCGAAGGCGGTCGCGTGATCCTGATGGCCAGTCGTGCCCTCGCGCGGGTGGCCAGGGGTCCGCAGGACTATCTCGAGCTGTATTCACGGCTCCTGCGCGAAGTCTCGCAACCCGTGGTTCTCCACTGGCTGGGCGAGATGTTCGACCCTGCCCTGCGCGGATACTGGGGCTCCACCGACATCGCGACGGCCCTCGACACCGTGGCGCAGCTCATTGCCGACAATGCCCGCAAGATCGAGGGCATCAAGGTATCGCTGCTCGACGCCAAGTGGGAGCTCGCGCTGCGCCGCCGGCTTCCTGCCGGGGTGAAGATGTACACCGGCGACGACTTCAACTATGCCGAACTCATCGCAGGCGACGCGCAGGGCTACTCGCACGCATTGCTCGGCATCTTCGATGCCATCGCGCCGGTGGCCTCCGTCGCGCTCAGCGCCCTGGCGGCCGGCAACGCGTTCCGCTACCGTGAATTGCTCGACCCCACGGTGGAACTGTCGCGCGAGATCTTTCGAGCACCGACCCGTCACTACAAATCGGGCGTGGTGTTTCTCGCCTGGCTCAACGGCCATCAGGATCACTTCTCCATGGCCGGCGGCGCGCAATCAGCGCGCGGCGTTGCCCACTACGCGCGCGTGTTCCAGCTGGCCGACGACTGCGGCGTGCTGGCCGATCCGGAGCTTGCGACCTTGCGCATGAAGCGCTTTCTGTCGGTGGCCGCGGGCATCAACGCATGA
- a CDS encoding GMC family oxidoreductase N-terminal domain-containing protein: METYDYIIAGGGSAGCVLANRLSADPAVKVLLLEAGGADRHPFFHWPAGFAKMTRGIGSWGWHTVPQQHLQGRVLRFTQAKVIGGGSSINAQIYTRGVPADYDEWVSRAGATGWGYKEVLPYFKRSENNQRYANEFHAYGGPLGVSNPVSPLPICEAFFQAGQELGIPFNQDFNGACQEGLGYYQLTQLGARRSSAAIGFVAPVRHRPNLTVRLKAHALRLRVANGRAVGVELVNGTSRTPEVVTASREVIVSSGAIGSPKLLLQSGIGPARHLESVGVDCLHDLPGVGENLQDHLDLFAIAECTGDHTYDKYNQPHHALWAGLQYLLLKKGPVASSLFETGGFWFADKERRDRSPDIQFHLGLGSGIEAGMAKLGNAGVTLNTAYLRPRSRGTVRLASADPAAAPLIDPNYWADPHDREMAIKGLRLAREILSQPALKRYVKNEVLPGPRSQSDQDLFDYACRNAKTDHHPVGTCRIGPVHDPRSVVAPDLRVIGLDGLRIVDASVMPLLPSSNTNAPTIMVAEKASDHILGRRPA, encoded by the coding sequence ATGGAGACCTACGACTACATCATCGCCGGGGGCGGTTCCGCAGGTTGCGTGCTGGCCAACCGGCTGAGCGCCGATCCGGCCGTGAAGGTGCTGCTGCTCGAAGCCGGCGGCGCGGACCGGCATCCCTTCTTCCACTGGCCCGCCGGCTTCGCCAAGATGACGCGCGGCATCGGTTCGTGGGGCTGGCACACCGTGCCTCAGCAGCACCTCCAGGGCCGCGTCCTGCGTTTCACCCAGGCCAAGGTGATCGGAGGCGGGTCCTCGATCAACGCGCAGATCTACACGCGCGGCGTGCCGGCCGACTACGACGAGTGGGTCAGCCGGGCCGGTGCCACCGGCTGGGGCTACAAGGAGGTGCTTCCGTACTTCAAGCGCTCCGAGAACAACCAGCGCTACGCCAACGAGTTCCATGCCTATGGCGGCCCGCTGGGCGTCTCCAATCCGGTCAGCCCGCTGCCGATCTGCGAAGCCTTCTTCCAGGCCGGCCAGGAACTCGGCATTCCGTTCAACCAGGACTTCAACGGCGCCTGCCAGGAAGGGCTGGGCTACTACCAGCTGACTCAACTCGGGGCGCGTCGATCGTCGGCCGCCATCGGGTTCGTCGCACCGGTGCGCCATCGTCCCAACCTCACGGTCCGGCTGAAGGCGCACGCGCTGCGCCTGCGCGTGGCGAACGGCCGGGCCGTCGGCGTCGAACTGGTCAATGGCACCAGTCGCACACCGGAGGTCGTGACGGCGAGCCGCGAGGTGATCGTCTCTTCCGGCGCGATCGGCTCTCCCAAGCTGCTCCTTCAATCGGGCATCGGGCCTGCCCGGCATCTCGAGTCGGTGGGCGTCGACTGCCTGCATGACCTCCCTGGAGTGGGCGAGAACCTGCAGGACCACCTGGACCTCTTCGCGATCGCGGAGTGCACCGGTGACCACACCTACGACAAATACAACCAGCCACACCATGCGCTGTGGGCCGGTCTCCAGTATCTCCTGCTGAAGAAGGGGCCGGTCGCCTCGAGCCTCTTCGAAACCGGTGGCTTCTGGTTTGCCGACAAGGAGCGCAGGGATCGGTCGCCGGACATCCAGTTCCACCTCGGCCTGGGCTCGGGCATCGAAGCCGGCATGGCCAAGCTCGGCAACGCCGGCGTGACGCTGAACACCGCGTACCTGCGGCCACGCTCCCGCGGGACCGTTCGCCTGGCCAGCGCCGACCCCGCGGCCGCGCCGCTGATCGACCCCAACTACTGGGCCGATCCGCACGATCGCGAGATGGCGATCAAAGGCCTGCGGCTGGCGCGCGAGATCCTCAGCCAGCCCGCGCTGAAGCGCTACGTGAAGAACGAGGTTCTTCCAGGACCGCGCTCGCAGAGCGATCAGGACCTCTTCGACTACGCCTGCCGCAACGCCAAGACCGACCACCATCCCGTCGGCACCTGCCGCATCGGACCGGTTCATGACCCGCGAAGCGTCGTCGCCCCAGACCTGCGGGTGATCGGCCTCGACGGGCTGCGCATCGTCGATGCATCGGTGATGCCGCTGCTTCCGTCCAGCAACACCAACGCGCCAACCATCATGGTCGCCGAGAAGGCGTCCGATCACATCCTGGGCCGGCGTCCGGCCTGA
- a CDS encoding 3-ketoacyl-ACP reductase: MSTSPLAVVTGARRGIGAAIAIEMASAGFDVAITDIDTGGAEATLDAIAARGRRGALFESDLSAIDSHAAVVERIVAWGGPIACLVNNAGVPAVQRGDLLDVTALNYDRALDINLRGTFFFTQAVARHMAATRSDAARTVVTVSSVSAEMASPERGEYCVSKAGLTMVTKLFALRLAALGVGVFEVRPGVIRTPMTEGVASHYDQRIANGLVPMGRWGEPADVACAVAALAGGRLAFATGSVINVDGALSIQRL, encoded by the coding sequence ATGAGCACCTCGCCGCTCGCGGTGGTCACCGGCGCACGGCGCGGGATCGGTGCCGCGATCGCCATCGAAATGGCGTCGGCCGGCTTCGACGTGGCCATCACCGACATCGACACGGGCGGCGCCGAAGCCACGCTGGATGCGATCGCCGCGCGGGGACGCCGGGGCGCGCTGTTCGAGTCCGACCTGTCGGCCATCGACAGTCACGCGGCCGTTGTCGAGCGCATCGTCGCCTGGGGCGGGCCGATCGCCTGCCTGGTCAACAACGCCGGCGTGCCGGCGGTACAGCGAGGCGATCTGCTCGACGTGACTGCGCTGAACTACGACCGCGCCCTCGACATCAACTTGCGCGGCACCTTCTTCTTCACCCAGGCGGTCGCACGCCACATGGCGGCCACGCGCAGCGATGCCGCGCGCACCGTCGTCACGGTGTCGTCGGTCAGCGCCGAGATGGCTTCCCCGGAGCGCGGCGAATACTGCGTCTCGAAAGCCGGCCTGACCATGGTGACCAAGCTGTTCGCGTTGCGTCTGGCGGCGCTGGGCGTGGGCGTCTTCGAAGTGCGCCCGGGGGTGATCCGCACGCCGATGACCGAAGGGGTGGCGTCGCACTACGACCAGCGCATCGCCAACGGCCTGGTGCCGATGGGACGCTGGGGTGAGCCGGCGGACGTTGCCTGTGCCGTTGCGGCGCTGGCCGGCGGGCGTCTCGCGTTCGCAACCGGCAGCGTCATCAACGTCGACGGCGCCCTGTCGATTCAACGCCTGTGA
- a CDS encoding GMC family oxidoreductase, with protein MRPEVFDVVIVGSGVGGSSVALQLAGTGASVLVLERGPELPREPQNWDPESLFCERRYHTTETWYADGRPFRPGMFYFVGGHTKVFGTAMFRFRERDFDEVQHEEGTSPAWPITYATLEPWYAEAERLFGVHGRAGIDPTEPSRSSAFPQPPVPHEPLLERIEHRLREQGLRPFPMPSTVDFGVHGRCQRCSNCDAFPCMIDAKGDAEIKLLRPALRGGNVELRPGACVHRLLTDRSGRRIVGVEVEQHGVVRIVGAGLVVVSAGAINSAALLLRSANNQNPRGLANSSDAVGRHYMTHNTSALMALHPWRVNATRFPKTLAVHDFYFGDGDAGKPLGSLQLLGKIREPMLRGRLPWIPRMARKALADRSVDWYAQSEDLPHRDSRITLRPDGAINLHWHRSNLAAHRRWVQKCKQILRRTGYPLVLSAPFGTDVVSHQCGTVRFGNDPATSALDPLCKAWDHDNLYVVDASFFPSSAAVNPALTVAAQALRVGHHLRHEVRQ; from the coding sequence ATGCGACCGGAAGTATTCGACGTCGTCATCGTCGGCTCCGGAGTCGGCGGCAGCTCGGTCGCGCTGCAGCTCGCCGGCACCGGTGCCAGCGTGCTGGTACTCGAGCGCGGGCCCGAGCTGCCCCGAGAGCCGCAGAACTGGGATCCGGAGTCGCTGTTCTGCGAGCGCCGCTACCACACCACTGAAACCTGGTACGCCGACGGCCGCCCCTTCCGGCCCGGCATGTTCTATTTCGTCGGCGGCCACACCAAGGTGTTCGGCACGGCGATGTTTCGGTTTCGCGAACGCGACTTCGATGAGGTCCAGCACGAGGAAGGCACCTCGCCGGCCTGGCCCATCACCTACGCGACGCTCGAGCCCTGGTATGCCGAGGCGGAGCGATTGTTCGGCGTGCACGGCCGCGCCGGGATCGACCCGACCGAGCCCTCGCGCAGCAGCGCGTTTCCGCAACCTCCCGTTCCGCACGAGCCTTTGCTGGAGAGGATCGAGCACCGGCTGCGCGAACAGGGACTCCGGCCTTTTCCCATGCCGAGCACCGTTGACTTCGGCGTGCACGGCCGATGCCAGCGCTGCTCCAACTGCGACGCCTTCCCTTGCATGATCGACGCCAAAGGCGACGCCGAGATCAAGCTGCTGCGGCCCGCGCTGCGCGGCGGCAACGTCGAACTGCGCCCAGGGGCTTGCGTGCATCGCCTGCTCACCGACCGGAGTGGCCGCCGCATCGTCGGTGTGGAAGTCGAGCAGCATGGTGTGGTGCGCATCGTCGGCGCGGGCCTGGTCGTGGTGAGCGCAGGCGCCATCAACTCCGCCGCCCTGCTGCTGAGGTCGGCCAACAACCAGAATCCGCGCGGGCTGGCCAACAGCAGCGACGCTGTCGGAAGACACTACATGACGCACAACACCTCCGCCCTGATGGCATTGCATCCGTGGCGGGTCAACGCCACCCGCTTCCCCAAGACCTTGGCGGTGCACGACTTCTACTTCGGCGACGGCGACGCCGGCAAGCCGCTCGGCAGCCTCCAGCTCCTGGGCAAGATTCGCGAGCCCATGCTGCGCGGCAGGCTGCCGTGGATCCCCCGGATGGCGCGCAAGGCGCTTGCCGACCGCAGTGTCGACTGGTATGCGCAGAGCGAAGACCTGCCGCACCGCGACAGCCGCATCACGCTTCGGCCCGACGGCGCGATCAACCTGCATTGGCACCGAAGCAACCTCGCCGCGCACCGCCGCTGGGTGCAGAAGTGCAAGCAGATCCTGCGCCGCACCGGCTACCCCCTCGTGCTGTCCGCGCCCTTCGGTACCGACGTCGTGTCCCACCAGTGCGGCACGGTGCGATTCGGCAACGACCCGGCCACATCGGCGCTCGACCCGCTATGCAAGGCCTGGGACCACGACAACCTCTACGTCGTCGACGCCAGCTTCTTTCCGTCGTCGGCCGCCGTCAATCCGGCGCTCACCGTCGCCGCACAGGCACTTCGCGTCGGCCACCACCTGCGCCACGAGGTGCGGCAATGA
- a CDS encoding ABC transporter ATP-binding protein has product MASLDLINVQKSFGPIKILHDISISLQDGEFLVLVGPSGCGKSTLMNLIAGLEQPTAGMLRLQGRDITQVPPADRNISMVFQSYALYPNMTVAKNIEFPLEMRKVNKAHRIERVNSVAKLLQIEHLLDRKPRQLSGGQRQRVAIGRALAREPQLYLFDEPLSNLDAQLRVDMRTEIKKLHQRLKATIVYVTHDQIEAMTLATRIAVMKGGVLQQLGTPYEVYNRPANTFVAGFMGSPRMNLLKARVASADHRTSLTIAAGKAAGVVLELPPEVVPRSLTAVHGTEVIAGIRPEAISMYRDGMAASASQRFFDARVEVIEPTGADTLVVLEVGAQELTARLDPQVPLRPGHTARFLVDLSKLVCFDARHETLID; this is encoded by the coding sequence ATGGCTTCACTCGACCTCATCAACGTTCAGAAGAGCTTCGGGCCCATCAAGATCCTGCACGACATTTCCATCTCGCTGCAGGATGGCGAATTCCTTGTCCTTGTCGGCCCCTCGGGCTGCGGCAAGAGCACGCTGATGAATCTCATTGCCGGGCTGGAGCAACCCACGGCCGGCATGCTGCGACTGCAGGGTCGCGACATCACGCAGGTTCCGCCCGCGGACCGCAACATTTCGATGGTCTTCCAGTCCTATGCGCTCTACCCGAACATGACGGTGGCGAAGAACATCGAATTTCCGCTGGAGATGCGCAAGGTGAACAAGGCACACCGCATCGAACGCGTGAACTCCGTGGCCAAGCTGCTGCAGATCGAGCACCTTCTCGATCGCAAGCCGCGTCAATTGTCGGGCGGCCAGCGCCAGCGTGTCGCCATCGGCCGCGCCCTGGCGCGCGAGCCTCAGCTCTATCTTTTCGACGAGCCGCTTTCCAACCTGGATGCCCAGCTGCGCGTCGACATGCGCACCGAGATCAAGAAGCTGCATCAGCGGCTGAAGGCGACCATCGTCTATGTCACGCACGACCAGATCGAGGCCATGACGCTGGCCACCCGCATCGCCGTCATGAAAGGCGGCGTGCTGCAGCAGCTCGGCACCCCGTACGAGGTCTACAACCGACCCGCCAACACCTTCGTTGCCGGCTTCATGGGATCGCCGCGCATGAACCTGCTGAAGGCGCGCGTCGCCTCGGCAGACCACCGCACGTCGCTCACCATCGCTGCGGGGAAGGCCGCAGGTGTCGTGCTGGAGCTGCCGCCGGAGGTCGTCCCACGCTCGCTCACCGCTGTCCACGGCACGGAGGTGATTGCCGGCATCCGTCCGGAAGCCATCTCGATGTACCGCGACGGCATGGCGGCCAGTGCCTCGCAGCGATTCTTCGACGCCCGGGTCGAGGTCATCGAACCCACCGGAGCCGACACGCTGGTCGTTCTGGAGGTGGGCGCCCAGGAGCTCACTGCCCGGCTGGATCCGCAGGTGCCCCTGCGTCCCGGCCACACGGCGCGCTTCCTCGTGGATCTCTCCAAGCTCGTGTGCTTCGACGCGAGGCACGAAACACTGATCGATTGA
- a CDS encoding carbohydrate ABC transporter permease, with translation MFLMPVYVMVVNSLKPLDEIRSGNLMSLPLTWTLEPWRTAWSTAQIGVQPTGLKPYFINSFLLVVPSVVISTLIGALNGYILTQYRFRGAHLLFAAMLFSVFIPYQIVLIPMAKTLGVLGLAGTVKGLVFVNVVYGIGFTTLFFRNYYDAFPGELIRSARMDGAGFFGVWCRILLPNSTPIIVVTVIWQFTNIWNEFLFGASFSDYSSYPLTVALNNLVNSSTGVKEYNVHFAGAFIAALPTLVVYLMSGKYFVRGLMAGSVKG, from the coding sequence ATGTTCCTGATGCCCGTCTACGTGATGGTCGTCAACTCGCTGAAGCCTCTGGACGAGATCCGCAGCGGAAACCTGATGTCGCTGCCGCTCACCTGGACGCTGGAGCCCTGGCGCACCGCCTGGAGCACCGCACAGATCGGCGTGCAACCGACCGGTCTGAAGCCGTACTTCATCAACTCGTTCCTGCTGGTGGTTCCCTCTGTCGTCATCTCCACGCTGATCGGCGCCCTGAACGGCTACATCCTCACGCAATACCGCTTCCGCGGCGCCCACCTGCTGTTCGCTGCGATGCTGTTCTCGGTGTTCATTCCCTATCAGATCGTCCTGATCCCGATGGCCAAGACACTCGGCGTTCTCGGATTGGCGGGCACGGTGAAGGGTCTGGTGTTCGTGAACGTCGTCTACGGCATCGGCTTCACGACGCTGTTCTTCCGCAACTACTACGACGCCTTTCCGGGCGAGCTCATCCGCTCGGCGCGGATGGACGGTGCCGGCTTCTTCGGCGTGTGGTGCCGCATCCTGCTGCCGAACAGCACGCCCATCATCGTCGTCACCGTCATCTGGCAGTTCACTAACATCTGGAACGAATTCCTGTTCGGCGCCTCGTTCAGCGACTACAGCTCCTATCCGCTGACGGTGGCCCTCAACAACCTCGTGAACAGCAGCACCGGGGTCAAGGAATACAACGTCCACTTCGCCGGCGCCTTCATCGCCGCCCTGCCCACGCTGGTCGTCTACCTGATGTCCGGCAAATATTTCGTGCGCGGCCTCATGGCCGGCTCGGTCAAAGGCTAG
- a CDS encoding sugar ABC transporter permease → MRAGALPRLLISPSALLVLVCVYGFIAFTFYLSFTPSTLMPQYEWAGAVSYTRLLSLENWSVSLSNLQVFAGMYILCALALGLGLAILIDQKIRAESAFRSIFLYPMALSFIVTGTAWKWLLDPGVGLERTVHSLGWEGFSFSWIKDSDLAIYCVVIAAVWQTAGFVMAMFLAGLRGVDTEQINAARVDGAKAWQIYLRIVIPQLGPVFVSAFVILAHMAVKSYDLVIALTNGGPGRSTWLPSVFMYQYSFTRNEMAVGAASSVLMLLAIAAVVLPYLYSEMKKVKHGG, encoded by the coding sequence ATGCGTGCCGGCGCCCTGCCCCGATTGCTCATCTCGCCCAGCGCCCTGCTGGTGCTGGTGTGCGTGTACGGCTTCATCGCCTTCACGTTCTATCTGTCGTTCACACCTTCGACCCTGATGCCGCAGTACGAGTGGGCCGGCGCTGTCAGCTACACGCGCCTCCTGTCGCTCGAGAACTGGTCGGTGTCCTTGTCGAACCTGCAGGTGTTCGCGGGCATGTACATCCTGTGCGCGCTCGCGCTGGGCCTGGGACTGGCCATCCTCATCGACCAGAAGATCCGCGCCGAAAGCGCGTTCCGGTCGATCTTCCTCTACCCGATGGCGCTGTCGTTCATCGTGACGGGCACCGCGTGGAAGTGGCTGCTCGATCCCGGCGTCGGTCTTGAGCGCACGGTGCACTCGCTCGGCTGGGAGGGCTTCTCGTTCAGCTGGATCAAGGACAGCGATTTGGCGATCTACTGCGTCGTCATTGCGGCGGTCTGGCAGACGGCCGGCTTCGTGATGGCGATGTTCCTCGCCGGCCTGCGCGGCGTCGACACCGAGCAGATCAACGCCGCACGCGTCGATGGCGCGAAGGCCTGGCAGATCTACCTGAGGATCGTGATCCCGCAACTCGGCCCGGTGTTCGTCTCGGCGTTCGTGATCCTTGCGCACATGGCCGTGAAGTCCTACGACCTGGTCATCGCGCTCACCAACGGGGGTCCCGGGCGATCGACCTGGTTGCCGTCGGTGTTCATGTACCAGTACTCCTTCACGCGCAACGAAATGGCGGTCGGCGCGGCAAGCTCTGTCTTGATGCTTCTCGCGATCGCTGCCGTCGTCCTGCCCTATCTCTACAGCGAAATGAAGAAGGTGAAGCATGGCGGCTGA